One Drosophila subobscura isolate 14011-0131.10 chromosome U, UCBerk_Dsub_1.0, whole genome shotgun sequence DNA window includes the following coding sequences:
- the LOC117900219 gene encoding cilia- and flagella-associated protein 20: MYRSAYQKGFLTVLYSVGSSPLEKWSSYTKNGYIKRIYDEDIKSLVLEIMGSNVSTTFIHCPSECKEQLGIKLPFLVLLIKNMHKYFCFEVKIQDDQRFMRRFRVSNFQSKTSIKPFCTAMPMGMSPGWNQIQFNLADFTRRAYGSNYLETVSLQIHANVRIRRVYFTDKLYAEAELPNEYRLLGKPKDLKKPEKQFKVPPTARPPSPLNTARGEGAVKAKKPEAVVQESEPEAAPEIKKEPSLSISVGVASATAAAEPSVAADEPPTQTEATEEAYY; encoded by the exons ATGTATCGTTCTGCTTATCAGAAAGGTTTTCTCACAGTGCTCTACAGCGTGGGCAGCTCACCGCTGGAGAAGTGGTCTTCCTAT ACCAAAAATGGTTACATAAAGCGTATCTACGATGAGGACATCAAGTCACTGGTGCTGGAGATAATGGGTTCCAATGTGTCCACCACATTCATCCACTGCCCCAGTGAGTGCAAGGAGCAGCTCGGCATCAAGCTGCCCTTTTTGGTGCTTCTCATTAAGAATATGCACAAATACTTTTGCTTCGAAGTTAAG ATTCAAGATGATCAACGTTTCATGCGCCGCTTTCGTGTGTCGAATTTCCAGAGCAAGACTTCCATCAAGCCATTCTGCACAGCCATGCCGATGGGCATGTCGCCTGGCTGGAACCAGATACAATTCAATCTCGCTGATTTCACGCGACGCGCCTATGGCTCCAACTATCTGGAGACCGTATCGCTGCAGATACACGCCAATGTGCGCATTCGTCGCGTATATTTCACTGACAAGCTCTACGCGGAGGCAGAGCTTCCCAATGAGTACCGCCTGTTGGGCAAGCCCAAGGATTTGAAGAAGCCGGAGAAGCAGTTTAAGGTGCCACCCACCGCTCGTCCCCCATCGCCTCTGAATACAGCACGTGGTGAAGGAGCTGTGAAGGCAAAGAAGCCCGAGGCGGTGGTGCAGGAATCGGAGCCAGAGGCTGCTCCAGAGATCAAGAAGGAACCATCGCTTTCCATCTCAGTGGGCGTGGCCTCGGCCACGGCTGCTGCGGAACCTTCGGTTGCAGCCGATGAGCCTCCCACACAGACCGAAGCCACTGAGGAGGCTTACTACtaa
- the LOC117901291 gene encoding lipase member H-A — MASLITVLLSLLSLNPLADAYVQALLINQMDWKNLLNSGALDLNVLRCFLRDKNFCPSPHIEHRLFAPNGPRRGVALNVKTPTSLYQGGFGKHRETVFIIHGFNGTAIDVHLQFLRDAYLSRDFNVITVDWRPLTRYPCYLHSLINTRLTAQCTAQIYAFLTHYGAVREKITCVGHSLGAHICGMISNHLTKKQYRIIGLDPARPLIERKKSNTFRLSRDDASVIQVLHTNAGYLGQEDNTGHLNYCVNGGRVQPYCKGNPIRQYRCSHFLSICYLASATYKHNKFAGVPCPNGCLHLSGPKRLPVSSKANPFEFVSILREYHIGNDAPDDARGCICIDVPYAKHCPFTDM; from the exons ATGGCCAGCCTTATCACGGTTCTGCTGTCTTTACTTTCCCTGAATCCACTCGCAGACGCAT ATGTCCAAGCATTGCTGATAAACCAAATGGACTGGAAGAACCTCCTGAACAGCGGCGCCCTGGACCTGAATGTCTTGCGCTGCTTCCTGCGCGACAAGAACTTCTGCCCCAGTCCCCATATCGAGCATCGTCTGTTTGCGCC CAATGGGCCACGGCGAGGAGTGGCTTTGAATGTAAAAACTCCAACGAGTCTCTACCAGGGTGGCTTCGGCAAGCATCGGGAAACGGTCTTTATTATTCACGGCTTCAATGGAACAGCCATCGATGTACACCTGCAGTTCCTGAGGGATG CATATTTATCGCGTGACTTCAACGTGATAACCGTGGACTGGCGGCCCTTGACGCGATATCCCTGTTACCTTCACTCTCTGATCAACACCAGACTGACGGCGCAGTGCACAGCCCAGATCTATGCATTTCTCACCCATTATGGCGCCGTGAGAGAGAAAATTACCTGCGTGGGACACTCGTTGGGTGCCCACATCTGTGGCATGATTAGCAATCACTTGACAAAGAAACAATATCGCATAATCGGACTGGATCCGGCTCGTCCACTGATCGAGCGAAAGAAGAGCAACACATTTCGATTGTCCCGCGATGATGCGAGTGTCATACAAGTTCTGCACACAAATGCCGGATACCTCGGCCAGGAGGACAACACGGGACACCTCAACTACTGCGTCAACGGTGGACGTGTTCAACCGTACTGCAAGGGAAATCCAATCA GACAATACCGCTGCTCGCATTTCCTGAGCATTTGCTACCTGGCCTCGGCCACTTACAAGCACAACAAGTTCGCGGGCGTTCCCTGCCCCAATGGGTGTCTGCATCTCAGCGGGCCCAAGCGTTTGCCAGTCAGCAGTAAGGCGAATCCATTCGAGTTTGTCTCCATTCTGCGGGAGTACCATATAGGCAACGATGCCCCGGACGA CGCCCGCGGCTGCATTTGCATAGATGTGCCGTACGCCAAACACTGCCCCTTCACAGATATGTAG
- the LOC117900218 gene encoding replication termination factor 2, which yields MGCDGGTIPRRDELVRVKQKPEQKDKDAEREFRWLHCTLTQQRLQEPIVMCGMGRLYSKQSLIERLLEKEKMPEMSVHVKSLKDIKTLQLTPNPAFTEEDKTEGLLDTRHAPYICKLIGLEMSGKFRFVALWTCGCVVSERALKQIKGNSASTCPLCQTPYSVEDIVVLNGNEEDLELMKVKMEMRAAKRKSSKKDKKEAKKLEIKTETDEPCASTTVEEAKPETSTKVKGVTSHKRLGAVNAMQDPELKRLKNDFSVAKDPKASDVYKSLFTSHKTEKEQERAHWVTYNPFYN from the exons ATGGGATGCGACGGTGGAACTATTCCTAGACGCGACGAGCTGGTACGCGTCAAGCAAAAGCCAGAACAG AAAGACAAAGACGCTGAGCGAGAGTTTCGCTGGCTGCACTGCACCCTGACACAGCAGCGTCTGCAGGAGCCCATAGTCATGTGCGGCATGGGCAGATTGTACTCAAAGCAGAGCCTCATCGAGCggctgctggagaaggagaaaatGCCCGAAATGTCGGTGCATGTGAAGAGCCTCAAGGACATTAAAACTCTGCAATTGACCCCCAATCCCGCATTCACTGAAGAGGACAAGACCGAAGGACTACTAGACACGCGTCATGCTCCGTATATCTGCAAGCTGATTGGGCTGGAGATGTCAGGAAAGTTTCGATTCGTTGCTCTGTGGacctgtggctgtgtggtgtCCGAGCGGGCCCTGAAACAGATTAAAGGCAACTCGGCCAGCACTTGCCCTTTGTGCCAGACCCCCTACAGTGTCGAGGACATAGTCGTGCTGAACGGCAACGAAGAAGATCTGGAACTGATGAAagtcaaaatggaaatgcggGCAGCCAAGAGGAAGTCGTcgaaaaaagacaaaaaggaGGCCAAGAAGCTGGAGATCAAAACGGAGACCGACGAGCCTTGTGCTTCCACAACAGTGGAAGAAGCGAAGCCTGAAACCAGCACGAAAGTCAAGGGAGTCACCAGTCACAAGCGCCTGGGTGCCGTGAACGCCATGCAGGATCCCGAACTCAAGCGATTGAAGAACGATTTCAGCGTGGCCAAAGACCCCAAGGCCAGCGATGTCTACAAATCTCTGTTTACCtcacacaaaacagagaagGAGCAAGAGCGTGCCCACTGGGTTACCTACAATCCATTCTACAATTAG
- the LOC117900217 gene encoding nuclear pore complex protein Nup107 — MADSLFQMSRSGLLRTSVNSSSLQPTLSRSLRNVNNVSALSETLMDPDDSNRGRSRMDVLFPQFFDILQAHNNESETFEVLLSLSMACKKVVEELQLEIERGMGGEQGAAHRRASISWLKQEIDTWRLLHGIYFDRILLQTDNQADFEMQEGPALGGSEKMVISQLYAINSTLREYQLVVDWLEACYDRTDAENLLHCHDRMMAWENTLFQLENLQGAAFGKKHEIVKSLDPDAPVREKLSLHALDEEDNMRLGRAIFGAIRRGRIDDALKLCKHYGQTWKAAILEGWRLHEDPNYEMGGSLVNEKLPIEGNPRRDVWKRCAWRVADSKSYDEFTRATAGVFAGHLSSLKALLHNDWHDLLWAHIKVQIDIRVESEIRECCTKRYQDMPEDYWNGKMTLEQIFDELNVAKDVSVKDFAKGQLGIIQRHLILDTCGELLQHMVRWLETDASQLSSHQLRFMAHIVLFLRQIGRVENEKHAEKIIASYVESLLARGDALLIAYYAAALSNRLQVKLYSQFLEKVEQKRARELAIDAALQAGLDLEQITRLTVENIRNTQHPLGEFGAPHAGEISAPDQFKISALEWLIFLPEQRSEVLWQACAMMRIYLASNKIECMRKTFLMVPSDVVTSLAGTFGSLDNLPPREECSLKEYLCYKVYLAGVDSFIEWNRRHQNPPQKPTSIAAITSQDNFTERLVSEQKEQNYRNELERWEQKVKEQAKQTTEALYNILLFPEKGWLVDPFISKEPENAAQLNWENRLLQMEKLRSLCLPEVTMLLHEVMSKSGDLVGCVRLADEISSEHRQLYKVYTKHKMAELLAKIADTSLELLNTKQDPWGYPFTA; from the exons ATGGCCGACAGCCTATTCCAAATGAGTCGTAGTGGATTGCTGCGAACGAGTGTAAATAGCTCTAGTCTACAACCGACACTTTCCCGATCGCTGCGAAACGTAAACAATGTGTCCGCATTGAGTGAAACACTGATGGATCCCGATGACTCGAACCGGGGCAGGAGCCGCATGGATGTCCTGTTTCCACAATTCTTTGACATTCTGCAAGCGCACAACAACGAGTCGGAGACCTTCGAGGTTTTGCTCAGCTTGTCCATGGCGTGCAAGAAGGTCGTAGAGGAACTGCAGCTGGAAATAGAGCGCGGAATGGGAGGAGAACAGGGCGCAGCGCACAGACGGGCCAGCATCAGTTGGCTTAAGCAGGAGATCGACACTTGGCGCCTGCTCCACGGCATCTACTTTGATCGAATATTGCTACAGACGGACAACCAAGCCGACTTTGAAATGCAGGAAGGTCCCGCTCTTGGAGGCAGCGAGAAAATGGTCATCTCTCAGCTGTATGCCATCAATTCCACCCTGAGGGAGTACCAGTTGGTTGTTGACTGGCTGGAGGCCTGCTACGATCGCACGGATGCAGAGAATTTGCTACACTGCCACGACCGTATGATGGCCTGGGAGAACACGCTCTTCCAGCTGGAGAATCTCCAAGGAGCTGCCTTTGGGAAGAAGCACGAAATAGTCAAGAGCTTGGATCCTGATGCTCCAGTGAGGGAGAAGCTCTCACTGCACGCTCTCGACGAGGAGGACAACATGAGACTGGGCCGCGCCATTTTCGGTGCCATCAGGCGAGGACGTATCGATGATGCTCTGAAGTTGTGCAAACACTACGGCCAGACGTGGAAAGCTGCCATTCTGGAAGGGTGGCGCCTCCATGAGGATCCCAACTATGAGATGGGTGGATCGCTGGTCAACGAGAAGCTACCCATTGAGGGCAATCCTCGTCGCGATGTGTGGAAGAGGTGTGCGTGGCGTGTCGCCGATTCCAAGAGCTACGACGAGTTCACACGCGCCACAGCTGGCGTCTTCGCGGGACACTTGAGTTCGTTGAAGGCGCTGCTGCACAACGATTGGCATGATCTGTTGTGGGCCCACATCAAGGTGCAAATTGACATTCGTGTGGAGTCGGAGATACGGGAATGCTGCACAAAACGCTATCAGGACATGCCCGAGGACTATTGGAACGGAAAAATGACACTGGAGCAAATATTCGACGAACTAAATGTGGCCAAAGACGTGTCCGTGAAAGACTTTGCCAAGGGACAGCTGGGCATCATCCAGCGTCATCTCATTCTTGACACTTGTGGCGAACTGCTCCAGCACATGGTGCGCTGGCTGGAGACGGATGCCAGCCAGCTGTCGTCTCACCAGCTGCGCTTTATGGCCCACATTGTTCTGTTTCTGCGGCAGATTGGTCGTGTCGAAAACGAAAAGCATGCGGAAAAAATCATTGCCTCTTACGTGGAGTCGTTGCTCGCACGTGGAGATGCCCTGCTTATAGCCTACTATGCTGCAGCTCTGTCCAACCGTCTCCAAGTGAAACTCTACTCGCAGTTCCTCGAGAAAGTTGAGCAGAAACGAGCACGGGAGCTGGCCATTGACGCTGCGCTGCAAGCCGGCTTGGACTTGGAGCAGATCACGCGCCTCACTGTGGAAAATATACGAAACACTCAGCATCCACTGGGGGAGTTTGGGGCACCGCATGCAGGAGAAATATCAGCTCCGGATCAGTTTAAGATCTCCGCTCTGGAGTGGCTCATCTTCCTGCCGGAACAGAGGAGCGAAGTGCTCTGGCAAGCATGTGCCATGATGCGCATTTACTTGGCATCGAACAAGATCGAGTGCATGCGCAAAACATTCCTGATGGTGCCCAGCGATGTGGTCACCAGTCTGGCTGGCACCTTCGGCTCCTTGGACAATCTGCCGCCGCGCGAAGAGTGCAGCTTGAAGGAATATCTTTGCTACAAAGTGTACCTTGCGGGCGTTGACAGCTTCATCGAGTGGAACCGCCGACACCAAAATCCTCCGCAAAAGCCGACTTCGATCGCTGCAATTACCAGCCAGGATAACTTCACGGAGCGCCTGGTGagcgagcaaaaggagcaaaacTATCGCAATGAGTTGGAGAGATGGGAGCAGAAGGTCAAGGAGCAGGCAAAGC AGACCACGGAAGCCttgtacaatattttgttgttcccgGAAAAGGGTTGGCTGGTGGATCCCTTTATCTCGAAGGAGCCGGAGAATGCTGCACAGCTCAATTGGGAGAACAGACTGTTGCAGATGGAAAAGCTGCGCTCCCTTTGCCTGCCTGAGGTCACCATGCTCCTGCACGAAGTTATGTCCAAGTCGGGAGACCTTGTGGGCTGTGTGCGCCTGGCGGATGAAATATCCAGCGAGCATCGGCAGCTGTATAAGGTCTACACCAAGCACAAGATGGCCGAGCTGCTCGCCAAGATTGCCGACACTTCACTGGAGTTGCTTAATACGAAACAGGATCCCTGGGGCTACCCCTTCACTGCCTAG
- the LOC117900221 gene encoding protein dpy-30 homolog: protein MEAKSEAPISPAPTPNATPVTAEAAKEQNCTNNSQNSSATAAGTGAPLAQAAAAASVQQPTIKKPSPSSLPTRQYLDQTVAPILLHGLQALARERPTDPIQFLASYLLKHSNGCEDNAPTTEGNS from the coding sequence ATGGAAGCCAAATCCGAGGCACCCATATCCCCAGCGCCCACGCCAAACGCTACCCCAGtgacggcagaggcagccaagGAGCAAAACTGCACCAACAATTCGCAAAATAGCTCGGCCACCGCGGCGGGAACCGGAGCGCCACtagcgcaggcagcagcagcagcatctgttCAGCAGCCAACCATTAAGAAGCCGAGCCCCAGCTCACTACCCACACGTCAGTATCTGGACCAGACGGTGGCTCCCATTCTACTCCACGGTCTGCAGGCACTCGCGCGGGAGCGTCCCACAGATCCCATACAATTCTTGGCCTCCTATTTGCTGAAGCACAGCAACGGATGTGAGGACAATGCGCCGACCACAGAAGGAAACTCCTAA
- the LOC117900220 gene encoding ER membrane protein complex subunit 3: MTELLIDPDIRVWVFLPIVLITFLVGIVRHYVSILISTQKKAEITQIQDSQAMIRARLLRENGKYLSAQSFSMRKNYFNSEETGYFKTQKRAPVAQNSSAMLTDMVKGNFINVLPMVVIGGWINWMFSGFVTTKVPFPLTLRFKPMLQRGVELASLDAAWVSSASWYFLNVFGLRSIYTLVLGENNHADQTQAQADAMTGAAMTMPQDPKAAFKAEWEALEITEYHNALKNIDADMLSIVAASEQSE, encoded by the exons atgaCGGAGCTGCTTATTGACCCAGACATTCGCGTGTGGGTTTTCTTGCCCATTGTGCTGATCACCTTTTTGGTGGGCATAGTGCGCCACTATGTGTCGATTCTGATATCCACCCAAAAGAAAGCCGAAATAACCCAAATTCAGGACAG TCAAGCCATGATTCGCGCACGCCTACTGcgggaaaatggcaaatatttgagtgCCCAGTCATTCTCCATGAGGAAGAATTACTTTAACAGCGAGGAAACGGGCTACTTCAAGACCCAGAAGCGTGCGCCAGTGGCCCAGAACTCATCAGCCATGCTGACTGACATGGTCAAAGGAAACTTCATCAATGTATTGCCAATGGTTGTCATCGGTGGATGGATTAACTGGATGTTCTCCGGTTTCGTGACCACCAAGGTGCCATTTCCCTTAACCTTGCGCTTCAAGCCAATGCTGCAACGTGGAGTCGAGTTAGCCTCGCTGGATGCTGCCTGGGTTTCATCCGCCTCCTGGTACTTCCTCAACGTATTCGGTCTGCGCTCCATCTACACATTGGTTCTGGGCGAGAACAACCACGCGGATCAGACTCAGGCACAGGCCGATGCCATGACTGGCGCTGCCATGACCATGCCGCAGGACCCCAAGGCAGCCTTCAAAGCGGAATGGGAGGCGCTCGAGATCACAGAGTACCACAATGCACTGAAGAACATCGATGCCGATATGCTGAGCATCGTTGCAGCCTCAGAACAAAGTGAATGA